The following coding sequences are from one Carassius auratus strain Wakin chromosome 15, ASM336829v1, whole genome shotgun sequence window:
- the LOC113114943 gene encoding chymotrypsin-like protease CTRL-1 has translation MTFTIFSITCLALVASALGCGVPAIKPQTIGSRIVNGQNAISGSWPWQVSLQLPSRFHICGGSLINENWVLTSAQCAVVADYHSVILGEHNRVSNAERIQVKPVSKVITHPLYDMETFDNDIALLKLSSPVTFTPRISPVCLAESNASIVPGTRCFTTGWGKTGTTSNPMILQQTSIPIISPAVCRQLWDPSTITDAMICAGASGSSSCQGDAGGPLVCESSGVWTLVGSVSWGRSTCDPRFPAVYTNISKLHSWINETISSN, from the exons ATGACCTTCACCATCTTCTCCATCACCTGTCTTGCCCTGGTGGCCTCTGCTCTGG GTTGTGGAGTCCCTGCGATTAAACCGCAGACGATCGGCAGCAGGATTGTGAACGGACAGAATGCCATCTCTGGTTCTTGGCCCTGGCAGGTCTCTCTCCAG CTCCCCAGTAGATTCCACATCTGCGGAGGATCCTTGATCAATGAGAACTGGGTTCTCACTTCTGCCCAATGCGCTGTCGT TGCTGACTATCATAGTGTCATTCTTGGAGAACATAATCGTGTCTCCAATGCTGAACGCATCCAGGTCAAACCAGTTTCCAAG GTCATCACCCATCCGCTGTACGACATGGAAACCTTCGACAATGACATTGCTCTGCTGAAACTGTCGTCTCCAGTCACATTCACTCCTCGTATCTCTCCTGTATGCCTGGCCGAATCAAACGCCAGCATCGTGCCTGGAACCCGCTGCTTCACCACTGGCTGGGGTAAAACGGGCACCACAT CAAACCCTATGATCCTGCAGCAAACAAGCATACCTATCATAAGTCCTGCTGTCTGCAGGCAGTTGTGGGATCCGAGCACAATCACTGATGCCATGATCTGTGCTGGAGCCTCTGGTTCCTCGTCTTGCCAG GGTGATGCTGGTGGTCCTCTGGTGTGTGAGAGTTCAGGGGTCTGGACACTGGTGGGCTCTGTGTCTTGGGGAAGAAGCACTTGTGACCCCCGTTTCCCTGCAGTTTACACCAACATCTCCAAATTGCACTCTTGGATCAATGAGACAATTTCTTCCAACTAG
- the LOC113114942 gene encoding amyloid-like protein 1 isoform X3 produces the protein MGQKTPLIMMTLLSYCVWRDEALAMTEVNGPVSPHVADPQIAMFCGRQLLHMNTESGQWEPDPQGRQGCFTQPSKILSYCREMYPGLQISHVEEASSPATIPGWCKKGWGHCQTRSFIVVPYRCLVGEYVSEALLVPDRCRFLHQEQMDSCESYVYWHNIAKEACTADSLELHSYGMLLPCGDRFRGVEYVCCPGRAGSSGRGEMETTDALQGETTPFVSMAGEKVVTSVKTTPPTSSPSPETDIEEDDMEEEEEEVVEEEAEEEEEEEEEEGNDEEAAEVEEAEEEETVTTAKDQEEYEYPIDSHFQGQDYMDNFYYDKNLQTAKASTQPQTRMDNLVPTPRPTDGVDVYFEMPGDDSEHANFLRAKLDLEERRMKRINEIMKEWAEADNQSKNLPKSDRQALNEHFQSVLQTLEEQVAGERQRLVETHLARVVATLNNNRRLALESYLSAVQSDPPQPDRVLQALKRYMAAEQKDRRHTLRHYQHIESADPQKAEQMKFQVYTHLHVIEERMNQSLALLYKVPGLAEKLHDEIQELVRTERGDISELMTTSFSETRTTEELLPAESEEERDDEEEEDRAFQNRPYPPRIVSSVDEYDYTTSERGPTYEYEEKINTSVELKQVVYKSPGIQRDELQPDVLETFNRGAMVGLLVVAVAIAMVMVISLLLVRRKPYGTISHGIVEVDPMLTPEERQLNKMQNHGYENPTYKFFEQMN, from the exons GCTCTGGCCATGACGGAGGTGAATGGACCTGTTAGTCCTCATGTGGCAGATCCTCAGATTGCTATGTTTTGTGGCCGTCAGCTTCTACACATGAACACTGAGAGCGGACAGTGGGAACCAGATCCTCAGGGACGGCAGGGATGCTTCACACAGCCCAGCAAGATCCTGTCTTACTGTCGGGAG ATGTATCCAGGACTGCAGATCTCCCATGTGGAAGAGGCCTCGTCTCCAGCGACCATCCCGGGCTGGTGTAAGAAGGGCTGGGGTCACTGTCAGACCCGCTCCTTCATCGTCGTGCCCTACCGCTGTCTAG tggGTGAGTATGTCAGCGAGGCACTCTTGGTTCCGGATCGTTGCCGTTTCTTACACCAGGAGCAGATGGATTCTTGTGAGAGCTATGTCTACTGGCACAACATCGCCAAAGAG GCCTGCACAGCTGACAGTCTGGAGCTGCATAGTTATGGGATGTTGTTGCCGTGCGGTGACCGTTTCCGAGGGGTGGAGTATGTCTGTTGCCCCGGCAGGGCAGGATCGAGTGGACGAGGAGAGATGGAGACTACAGACGCTCTACAAGGAGAAACAACACCCTTCGTCTCCATGGCTGGAGAAAAAGTGGTCACCAG TGTGAAAACGACGCCACCCACTTCCAGTCCCTCACCTGAGACCGACATCGAGGAAGACGAcatggaggaggaagaggaagaggtagTGGAGGAAGAagcagaggaagaagaagaagaggaggaggaggaaggcaATGACGAAGAGGCAGCTGAGGTAGAGGAAGCTGAGGAGGAGGAAACAGTAACGACAGCGAAAGACCAGGAAGAGTACGAGTATCCCATCGACTCTCATTTCCAAGGCCAAGACTACATGGACAACTTCTACTACGACAAGAACCTCCAAACTGCCAAAGCCTCCACCCAACCTCAAACACGGATGGACAACC TAGTGCCCACTCCTCGTCCTACAGATGGCGTGGATGTTTACTTCGAGATGCCGGGCGATGACAGTGAACATGCCAACTTCCTACGTGCCAAGTTGGACCTGGAGGAACGGCGAATGAAACGCATTAATGAG ATCATGAAGGAGTGGGCAGAGGCTGATAACCAATCAAAGAACCTGCCCAAGTCAGACCGCCAGGCACTGAACGAG CACTTCCAGTCTGTTTTACAGACCCTCGAGGAGCAGGTAGCGGGTGAGAGGCAGAGGCTGGTGGAGACACACCTGGCCCGTGTTGTTGCCACCCTGAATAACAACCGTAGACTGGCTCTGGAGAGCTATCTGAGCGCCGTACAGAGCGACCCTCCACAG CCGGACCGTGTTCTTCAGGCTCTAAAGCGTTATATGGCCGCTGAGCAGAAGGACAGACGACACACTCTACGTCATTACCAGCACATTGAGTCTGCTGACCCCCAGAAAGCTGAGCAGATGAAATTCCAG GTGTACACACACCTCCATGTGATCGAAGAGAGAATGAACCAGAGCCTGGCTCTGCTCTACAAGGTCCCCGGCCTGGCTGAGAAACTTCACGACGAGATCC AGGAGTTAGTGAGAACAGAGAGGGGGGACATCAGCGAGCTCATGACCACTTCCTTTTCTGAGACGCGCACCACTGAAGAGCTGCTTCCTGCCGAGAGCGAAGAAGAGCGAGATGACGAGGAGGAAGAAGACAGAGCTTTCCAGAATCGCCCCTACCCACCACGCATCG TTTCATCAGTAGATGAGTATGACTACACCACCTCTGAGAGAGGACCAACTTATGAATACGAGGAGAAG ATCAACACGTCTGTAGAGCTGAAGCAAGTGGTCTACAAGTCTCCAGGAATCCAGAGAGATGAGCTG CAGCCGGATGTTTTGGAGACGTTTAACCGCGGGGCAATGGTGGGGCTGCTGGTGGTTGCCGTGGCCATCGCAATGGTGATGGTCATCAGCTTGTTGTTAGTCCGTCGTAAGCCGTATGGAACCATCAGTCATGGCATAGTGGAG GTCGACCCCATGCTGACCCCCGAGGAGAGACAGCTGAATAAGATGCAGAATCACGGCTATGAAAACCCCACTTACAAATTCTTTGAGCAAATGAACTGA
- the LOC113114942 gene encoding amyloid-like protein 1 isoform X2, with protein MGQKTPLIMMTLLSYCVWRDEALAMTEVNGPVSPHVADPQIAMFCGRQLLHMNTESGQWEPDPQGRQGCFTQPSKILSYCREMYPGLQISHVEEASSPATIPGWCKKGWGHCQTRSFIVVPYRCLVGEYVSEALLVPDRCRFLHQEQMDSCESYVYWHNIAKEACTADSLELHSYGMLLPCGDRFRGVEYVCCPGRAGSSGRGEMETTDALQGETTPFVSMAGEKVVTSVKTTPPTSSPSPETDIEEDDMEEEEEEVVEEEAEEEEEEEEEEGNDEEAAEVEEAEEEETVTTAKDQEEYEYPIDSHFQGQDYMDNFYYDKNLQTAKASTQPQTRMDNLPTPRPTDGVDVYFEMPGDDSEHANFLRAKLDLEERRMKRINEIMKEWAEADNQSKNLPKSDRQALNEHFQSVLQTLEEQVAGERQRLVETHLARVVATLNNNRRLALESYLSAVQSDPPQPDRVLQALKRYMAAEQKDRRHTLRHYQHIESADPQKAEQMKFQVYTHLHVIEERMNQSLALLYKVPGLAEKLHDEIQELVRTERGDISELMTTSFSETRTTEELLPAESEEERDDEEEEDRAFQNRPYPPRIDPQPNEKKVSSVDEYDYTTSERGPTYEYEEKINTSVELKQVVYKSPGIQRDELQPDVLETFNRGAMVGLLVVAVAIAMVMVISLLLVRRKPYGTISHGIVEVDPMLTPEERQLNKMQNHGYENPTYKFFEQMN; from the exons GCTCTGGCCATGACGGAGGTGAATGGACCTGTTAGTCCTCATGTGGCAGATCCTCAGATTGCTATGTTTTGTGGCCGTCAGCTTCTACACATGAACACTGAGAGCGGACAGTGGGAACCAGATCCTCAGGGACGGCAGGGATGCTTCACACAGCCCAGCAAGATCCTGTCTTACTGTCGGGAG ATGTATCCAGGACTGCAGATCTCCCATGTGGAAGAGGCCTCGTCTCCAGCGACCATCCCGGGCTGGTGTAAGAAGGGCTGGGGTCACTGTCAGACCCGCTCCTTCATCGTCGTGCCCTACCGCTGTCTAG tggGTGAGTATGTCAGCGAGGCACTCTTGGTTCCGGATCGTTGCCGTTTCTTACACCAGGAGCAGATGGATTCTTGTGAGAGCTATGTCTACTGGCACAACATCGCCAAAGAG GCCTGCACAGCTGACAGTCTGGAGCTGCATAGTTATGGGATGTTGTTGCCGTGCGGTGACCGTTTCCGAGGGGTGGAGTATGTCTGTTGCCCCGGCAGGGCAGGATCGAGTGGACGAGGAGAGATGGAGACTACAGACGCTCTACAAGGAGAAACAACACCCTTCGTCTCCATGGCTGGAGAAAAAGTGGTCACCAG TGTGAAAACGACGCCACCCACTTCCAGTCCCTCACCTGAGACCGACATCGAGGAAGACGAcatggaggaggaagaggaagaggtagTGGAGGAAGAagcagaggaagaagaagaagaggaggaggaggaaggcaATGACGAAGAGGCAGCTGAGGTAGAGGAAGCTGAGGAGGAGGAAACAGTAACGACAGCGAAAGACCAGGAAGAGTACGAGTATCCCATCGACTCTCATTTCCAAGGCCAAGACTACATGGACAACTTCTACTACGACAAGAACCTCCAAACTGCCAAAGCCTCCACCCAACCTCAAACACGGATGGACAACC TGCCCACTCCTCGTCCTACAGATGGCGTGGATGTTTACTTCGAGATGCCGGGCGATGACAGTGAACATGCCAACTTCCTACGTGCCAAGTTGGACCTGGAGGAACGGCGAATGAAACGCATTAATGAG ATCATGAAGGAGTGGGCAGAGGCTGATAACCAATCAAAGAACCTGCCCAAGTCAGACCGCCAGGCACTGAACGAG CACTTCCAGTCTGTTTTACAGACCCTCGAGGAGCAGGTAGCGGGTGAGAGGCAGAGGCTGGTGGAGACACACCTGGCCCGTGTTGTTGCCACCCTGAATAACAACCGTAGACTGGCTCTGGAGAGCTATCTGAGCGCCGTACAGAGCGACCCTCCACAG CCGGACCGTGTTCTTCAGGCTCTAAAGCGTTATATGGCCGCTGAGCAGAAGGACAGACGACACACTCTACGTCATTACCAGCACATTGAGTCTGCTGACCCCCAGAAAGCTGAGCAGATGAAATTCCAG GTGTACACACACCTCCATGTGATCGAAGAGAGAATGAACCAGAGCCTGGCTCTGCTCTACAAGGTCCCCGGCCTGGCTGAGAAACTTCACGACGAGATCC AGGAGTTAGTGAGAACAGAGAGGGGGGACATCAGCGAGCTCATGACCACTTCCTTTTCTGAGACGCGCACCACTGAAGAGCTGCTTCCTGCCGAGAGCGAAGAAGAGCGAGATGACGAGGAGGAAGAAGACAGAGCTTTCCAGAATCGCCCCTACCCACCACGCATCG ACCCCCAGCCTAATGAAAAGAAAG TTTCATCAGTAGATGAGTATGACTACACCACCTCTGAGAGAGGACCAACTTATGAATACGAGGAGAAG ATCAACACGTCTGTAGAGCTGAAGCAAGTGGTCTACAAGTCTCCAGGAATCCAGAGAGATGAGCTG CAGCCGGATGTTTTGGAGACGTTTAACCGCGGGGCAATGGTGGGGCTGCTGGTGGTTGCCGTGGCCATCGCAATGGTGATGGTCATCAGCTTGTTGTTAGTCCGTCGTAAGCCGTATGGAACCATCAGTCATGGCATAGTGGAG GTCGACCCCATGCTGACCCCCGAGGAGAGACAGCTGAATAAGATGCAGAATCACGGCTATGAAAACCCCACTTACAAATTCTTTGAGCAAATGAACTGA
- the LOC113114942 gene encoding amyloid-like protein 1 isoform X1 — translation MGQKTPLIMMTLLSYCVWRDEALAMTEVNGPVSPHVADPQIAMFCGRQLLHMNTESGQWEPDPQGRQGCFTQPSKILSYCREMYPGLQISHVEEASSPATIPGWCKKGWGHCQTRSFIVVPYRCLVGEYVSEALLVPDRCRFLHQEQMDSCESYVYWHNIAKEACTADSLELHSYGMLLPCGDRFRGVEYVCCPGRAGSSGRGEMETTDALQGETTPFVSMAGEKVVTSVKTTPPTSSPSPETDIEEDDMEEEEEEVVEEEAEEEEEEEEEEGNDEEAAEVEEAEEEETVTTAKDQEEYEYPIDSHFQGQDYMDNFYYDKNLQTAKASTQPQTRMDNLVPTPRPTDGVDVYFEMPGDDSEHANFLRAKLDLEERRMKRINEIMKEWAEADNQSKNLPKSDRQALNEHFQSVLQTLEEQVAGERQRLVETHLARVVATLNNNRRLALESYLSAVQSDPPQPDRVLQALKRYMAAEQKDRRHTLRHYQHIESADPQKAEQMKFQVYTHLHVIEERMNQSLALLYKVPGLAEKLHDEIQELVRTERGDISELMTTSFSETRTTEELLPAESEEERDDEEEEDRAFQNRPYPPRIDPQPNEKKVSSVDEYDYTTSERGPTYEYEEKINTSVELKQVVYKSPGIQRDELQPDVLETFNRGAMVGLLVVAVAIAMVMVISLLLVRRKPYGTISHGIVEVDPMLTPEERQLNKMQNHGYENPTYKFFEQMN, via the exons GCTCTGGCCATGACGGAGGTGAATGGACCTGTTAGTCCTCATGTGGCAGATCCTCAGATTGCTATGTTTTGTGGCCGTCAGCTTCTACACATGAACACTGAGAGCGGACAGTGGGAACCAGATCCTCAGGGACGGCAGGGATGCTTCACACAGCCCAGCAAGATCCTGTCTTACTGTCGGGAG ATGTATCCAGGACTGCAGATCTCCCATGTGGAAGAGGCCTCGTCTCCAGCGACCATCCCGGGCTGGTGTAAGAAGGGCTGGGGTCACTGTCAGACCCGCTCCTTCATCGTCGTGCCCTACCGCTGTCTAG tggGTGAGTATGTCAGCGAGGCACTCTTGGTTCCGGATCGTTGCCGTTTCTTACACCAGGAGCAGATGGATTCTTGTGAGAGCTATGTCTACTGGCACAACATCGCCAAAGAG GCCTGCACAGCTGACAGTCTGGAGCTGCATAGTTATGGGATGTTGTTGCCGTGCGGTGACCGTTTCCGAGGGGTGGAGTATGTCTGTTGCCCCGGCAGGGCAGGATCGAGTGGACGAGGAGAGATGGAGACTACAGACGCTCTACAAGGAGAAACAACACCCTTCGTCTCCATGGCTGGAGAAAAAGTGGTCACCAG TGTGAAAACGACGCCACCCACTTCCAGTCCCTCACCTGAGACCGACATCGAGGAAGACGAcatggaggaggaagaggaagaggtagTGGAGGAAGAagcagaggaagaagaagaagaggaggaggaggaaggcaATGACGAAGAGGCAGCTGAGGTAGAGGAAGCTGAGGAGGAGGAAACAGTAACGACAGCGAAAGACCAGGAAGAGTACGAGTATCCCATCGACTCTCATTTCCAAGGCCAAGACTACATGGACAACTTCTACTACGACAAGAACCTCCAAACTGCCAAAGCCTCCACCCAACCTCAAACACGGATGGACAACC TAGTGCCCACTCCTCGTCCTACAGATGGCGTGGATGTTTACTTCGAGATGCCGGGCGATGACAGTGAACATGCCAACTTCCTACGTGCCAAGTTGGACCTGGAGGAACGGCGAATGAAACGCATTAATGAG ATCATGAAGGAGTGGGCAGAGGCTGATAACCAATCAAAGAACCTGCCCAAGTCAGACCGCCAGGCACTGAACGAG CACTTCCAGTCTGTTTTACAGACCCTCGAGGAGCAGGTAGCGGGTGAGAGGCAGAGGCTGGTGGAGACACACCTGGCCCGTGTTGTTGCCACCCTGAATAACAACCGTAGACTGGCTCTGGAGAGCTATCTGAGCGCCGTACAGAGCGACCCTCCACAG CCGGACCGTGTTCTTCAGGCTCTAAAGCGTTATATGGCCGCTGAGCAGAAGGACAGACGACACACTCTACGTCATTACCAGCACATTGAGTCTGCTGACCCCCAGAAAGCTGAGCAGATGAAATTCCAG GTGTACACACACCTCCATGTGATCGAAGAGAGAATGAACCAGAGCCTGGCTCTGCTCTACAAGGTCCCCGGCCTGGCTGAGAAACTTCACGACGAGATCC AGGAGTTAGTGAGAACAGAGAGGGGGGACATCAGCGAGCTCATGACCACTTCCTTTTCTGAGACGCGCACCACTGAAGAGCTGCTTCCTGCCGAGAGCGAAGAAGAGCGAGATGACGAGGAGGAAGAAGACAGAGCTTTCCAGAATCGCCCCTACCCACCACGCATCG ACCCCCAGCCTAATGAAAAGAAAG TTTCATCAGTAGATGAGTATGACTACACCACCTCTGAGAGAGGACCAACTTATGAATACGAGGAGAAG ATCAACACGTCTGTAGAGCTGAAGCAAGTGGTCTACAAGTCTCCAGGAATCCAGAGAGATGAGCTG CAGCCGGATGTTTTGGAGACGTTTAACCGCGGGGCAATGGTGGGGCTGCTGGTGGTTGCCGTGGCCATCGCAATGGTGATGGTCATCAGCTTGTTGTTAGTCCGTCGTAAGCCGTATGGAACCATCAGTCATGGCATAGTGGAG GTCGACCCCATGCTGACCCCCGAGGAGAGACAGCTGAATAAGATGCAGAATCACGGCTATGAAAACCCCACTTACAAATTCTTTGAGCAAATGAACTGA